Genomic DNA from Fusarium keratoplasticum isolate Fu6.1 chromosome 2, whole genome shotgun sequence:
AAAACCCTACTGTACTGTTTAGTACATCACTGACTCAGCGCTTGCTAGGGAGGCCCATATCTAGGTGAGAGGACTCCTCGTTGAGATAAAATTTTCTTTTCGTTTTCAGGTAGTCTCCCCTAAGTCACCAATCCAAGTGTATCTTAGCGAACATGACGAAACACGAAGTTGAGTCGTTGGAGAACTCACAAGCGAACATGATGAAGCCCGAAGTTGAAGCATTGGAGAATGTGAGTTCTACACCATTTGCAAGTTGGGATTTCTGGACACTTCCTCAGGTCCATGATGGAATTTAATCACTAACATTTGACCAAGCGTGATGCAGGATATGGTCTGACCGAAGAACACAAACACTATCTTGTTGAGCGCCATGGAACCGTCGAACTGGATCCTATTCCCTCTATGCACGATGCCGACCCTTTGAACTGGCCCAAATGGAAGGTATGTACACTTCCAGATGTTACTTCAAACGCACAATAGGCTTACTCGATGTTCAACAGAAAATCATGAATCTCTCTCTTGTTTCCTTCCATGCCTTCGTGGCCACGTTTACTGCGTCCTGCATCCAGTCGGCCTTTGTCGAAATCGCCGAAGATCTCAACCAGACCGTACAGTCAACAAGCTACCTGGTTTCTATTCAAATCGCCGTCCTAGGTGGTGCGCCCCTGTTTTGGCGCCCCCTCTCCCAACGATATGGCCGACGACCgctcttcttgatggcttgcATCTGCAGTCTAGTCTGTAACGTTGGCTGTGCCGTTAGCCAATCCTATGCAACGATGGCCCTCTGCCGAGCACTCGTCTCGTTTTTCATTTGCCctgccatggccatcggGACTGCGGTCGTGCAAGAGACGTTCTTCCGCAAAGAGAGGGCCCGATTCATGGGTATCTGGACATTGATGGTAACACTGGGAGTCCCTGTTGCCCCATTCATCTGCGGCTTCGTCGCTCAGAGAGTTAACTATAGATGGATCTACTGGATCCTGGCCATTGTAAGTTGACCCTGGATTCTCTGTTCTTGTTACTGCTCCTGACTCTACCTAGACAAATGGCGTGCAGTTTCTCCTCCACATCTTCTTTGGACCCGAATCTCGATTCGATCGCGCGCACGTACCGCAAGGGATGTCTACATTCAAACTGGAATACCTCAGCTTCCGTCGCATTGATCACACCCCACTCAAACTCATCGAATTCGTTCACCCGCTCCGTCTCGTGGCGTTTCCCAATGTCATGATACCAGCAGCCGCCTACTCCATGATCTTCCTGTTCGGTAATATCATGCTTACCTTCATGATTCCTCAAATATTCCCCGAAAAGTTCGGTTTCGACACTCAGCAGGTTGGCCTTCAGTACATCGGTATCATTGTCGGGACATTGATTGGAGAGCAATTTGGCGGA
This window encodes:
- a CDS encoding MFS domain-containing protein — its product is MMKPEVEALENRDAGYGLTEEHKHYLVERHGTVELDPIPSMHDADPLNWPKWKKIMNLSLVSFHAFVATFTASCIQSAFVEIAEDLNQTVQSTSYLVSIQIAVLGGAPLFWRPLSQRYGRRPLFLMACICSLVCNVGCAVSQSYATMALCRALVSFFICPAMAIGTAVVQETFFRKERARFMGIWTLMVTLGVPVAPFICGFVAQRVNYRWIYWILAITNGVQFLLHIFFGPESRFDRAHVPQGMSTFKLEYLSFRRIDHTPLKLIEFVHPLRLVAFPNVMIPAAAYSMIFLFGNIMLTFMIPQIFPEKFGFDTQQVGLQYIGIIVGTLIGEQFGGIMSDKWMWLRERKGKMPQPEYRLWLSYLGHLSTICGVVVFLVQSDNASDKWNVTPIIGAGIAAAGNQIVTTVLITYAVDCYPDDAAAVGVFISLVRQMWGFIGPFWIPNMAREIGLSESAGVAIALIVVVALIPTMVLQWKGRYLQKCNDKTG